One segment of Argiope bruennichi chromosome 11, qqArgBrue1.1, whole genome shotgun sequence DNA contains the following:
- the LOC129956821 gene encoding uncharacterized protein LOC129956821, producing the protein MRFGDLLIEVDSKKQSQQLMKLKALANIPISASPHSSLNFSKGVITCGELFNVPLEETSAELKKQGVTHVRQISIRRDGQLLPTKHFVLTFHTPNLPEYIYAGYIKLPVRQFIPNPLRCFQCQRFGHSKINCRGTLACARCAEKGHDSQQCNAKEKCVNCGGDHPSYARSCPRWHLEKQVTTLKIKENITYPEARRKIESQTPTPGVSYASAVLKNFCSNCSCENCLKRTVKTNSPTNISESDSEESIKSNPTPELEPPKSKRAPKKRTKNSQKLKLAKNGISKSELPLKLKRSSSKNSVALGLAKKGVVHKDLSSIFGGTLNSPDITLHPSEDDDDLEMSCEIQATPTNACNRSPPNSIS; encoded by the coding sequence atgcgttttgGGGACTTATTAATTGAAGTCGATTCCAAAAAGCAATCCCAACAACTTATGAAATTGAAAGCTCTTGCTAATATACCGATATCGGCGAGTCCTCACTCATCTCTCAACTTCTCCAAAGGCGTTATAACCTGCGGAGAATTATTTAATGTTCCTCTTGAAGAGACATCTGCTGAACTTAAAAAGCAAGGAGTGACTCATGTTCGGCAAATATCAATTCGACGTGATGGGCAACTCCTCCCCACAAAACATTTCGTACTCACTTTTCATACTCCTAATCTGCCTGAATATATTTATGCAGGGTATATCAAGTTACCAGTTCGCCAATTTATACCAAATCCATTGAGGTGCTTTCAGTGCCAGCGATTTGGCCACTCGAAaattaattgccgcgggacactcgcATGTGCCCGTTGTGCTgaaaaagggcatgatagccagcaATGTAACGCAaaagaaaagtgcgtgaactgcggcGGAGATCACCCTTCGTATGCTCGATCTTGCCCACGCTGGCACTTAGAAAAACAGGtcacaactttaaaaataaaagaaaatataacttatCCTGAAGCCAGACGTAAAATTGAATCCCAGACCCCTACTCCTGGTGTCAGTTATGCCTCGGCTGTGCTAAAAAATTTTTGCTCAAACTGTTCTTGTGAAAATTGCTTGAAACGAACTGTTAAAACTAATAGCCCTACAAATATATCAGAGTCTGATTCTGAGGAATCTATAAAAAGTAATCCAACTCCAGAATTGGAACCCCCGAAATCAAAAAGAGCACCAAAGAAAAGAACAAAGAACTCGCAGAAGTTAAAGCTTGCGAAAAATGGCATTTCAAAATCAGAACTCccattaaaacttaaaagatCTTCTTCAAAAAATTCTGTCGCCTTAGGGCTAGCGAAAAAAGGTGTTGTCCACAAGGACTTATCATCAATTTTTGGTGGCACTTTAAATAGCCCAGATATTACATTGCATCCATCAGAGGATGATGATGACCTGGAGATGAGTTGCGAAATCCAAGCAACTCCAACTAATGCCTGTAATCGTTCTCCGCCAAATTctatttcttaa